Part of the Candidatus Thiothrix putei genome, GATGCCAACCGCTATCAAAACGAAGCCCAAACTTACGCGAATAAAGTGATCCCTGAAGCGCGTGGTAAAGCCGCACGCTTAAAAGCGGAAGCCGAAGCGTTCCGTCAGGAAACGGTCAGCAGAGCGGAAGGTGATGCTTCACGTTTCATGCAGTTGGTCACGGAATACCGTAAAGCACCTCAGGTTACCCGCGAACGCCTGTACTTGGAAACGATGGAAACTGTCATGGCTGGTAGCCGCAAAATCGTGATTGACTCCAATAGCAATAATATGTTGTACCTGCCCCTGGATCAATTGAACGCTCAAACCAGCACGGCTGCTGGCAATACGCCCCAAGCTGCCGCCGCTGCCATGCAAAATGCGACTGACAAATCGAATGCGACACCTAGCGATGCCACGGTTAATAGTACCGACGTCACGCGTACAGGTCGGGAAACTGGTGTAAGGGAGAGCCGCTAATGGATATTAAAAACATACTCGCGGTCGTCGCGGGTGCGCTTGCTTTGCTGATCTATTCATCCGTGTATACCGTGGATCAACGCGAAAAAGCAATCTTGTTCAAATTCCGTGAAATCGTGAATGCTGACATCAAACCGGGGTTAAACTTCCGTATGCCGTTTATTACCACCGTTAGCAGATTTCCAGCAACGATTCAAACACTTACCTCACGCCCGGAGCAATTCCTCACTGGTGAGAAAAAGTATGTCACGGTGGATTTCTTTCTGAAATGGCGTATTGAAGATGTCTCGGCATTCTACCGTTCAACCGGCGGTGGACGCATTACTGATGCGGAAAATCGTCTGGAACAGCTCATGAAAGACGGCTTGCGTAACGAGTTCAGCCGCCGCACCATCCAAGAAGCCTTGTCTGGTGAACGAGGCAGCATCCTCCAAGGGGTTGAAAGCAAATCCAAGGAAGTCGCCAAACAATTAGGGATAGAAATCGTTGACGTGCGGGTTAGCCGCATTGACTTCCCCGATACTGTCAGCGATTCCGTCTACAACCGGATGCGCTCCGACCGGGAACGGGTTGCCCAAGACTTCCGCTCACGCGGTCAGGAAGAAGGTGCGAAGATCGAAGCCAATGCTAACCGTGAGTCCACCATCATTATGGCGGAAGCTTATAAGGAAGCGGAAAAAATTCGCGGCGAAGGGGATGCTAAAGCCGCTAATATCTACGCACAAGCTTACCAACAAGATGCCGAGTTTTACGCTTTCTACCGCAGCCTAAACGCTTACCGCAATACCATCGGTAAAAACGGGGATGTCATGGTGTTAGAACCCAACTCCGAGTTCTTCCGTTATTTCAAGCAGCAAGCGCTGCAACCCTAAGCAGTGGCGTTTAACTGGAACGATTTGCTCACTGCTATCGCCCTCCTGTTGATTTTGGAGGGGCTTATGCCATTCTTAAGCCCCTCCCGCCTCAAACAAGCCTACCGCGAATTGATCGAATTACCCGACAAAACCTTACGAACCATTGGTCTGATAGGTGTAATTGCTGGTATCCTACTGCTCTTTTTGACCGATTAGCTGAAAACATGCTGAATACTCACCACTATTGGGCGCTTCCTGATGGAATCAGCGAAGCCCTGCCCGATGAAGCCGAAGCGCTGGAGCAATTGCGCCGCAACCTGCTCGACCTGTATGCCACCTGGGGCTACCGTTTGGTAATGCCGCCACTGGTAGAATTCATGGAATCCCTGCGCACGGGACATGGCACGCACCTTGATGTGCAAACCTTCAAGCTCACCGACCAGTTAAGTGGGCGCATGATGGGAGTACGTGCCGACATGACCCCGCAAATTGCGCGGATTGATGCCCACAAATTGCAAACCGAACAGCCGAATCGCCTATGCTACATGGGCACGGTATTGCGCACCCGCAGTTTCCACGACGGTTCACGTTCGCCCTTGCAAGTAGGCGCGGAATTGTTTGGTCATGCAGGTTTGGACAGTGATTTTGAAGTTATCAGCCTGTTGCTGGAAACCTTGACACATTGCCAAATCCCCGACTTGCTATTGGACATTGGGCACGTTGGCATTTTCCGCAGCTTAGCGCGTGCTGCTGGGCTGGATACGGCGCAAGAACGCCATTTCTATGACATGCTGGTGCGCAAATCCTTGCCCGAAATTGATGCATGGCTGGCAACAACCAATTTGCCTGCTGACATCAGCACTTGTTTGCAACAATTGCCACGCTTGAATGGGGCGGTTGAAATACTCGATCAAGCCGCTGCATTGTTTGCAAACGCGCCGAGCGACGTTCAGGATGCTCTAACGTATTTGCGCACCCTAACCACACGAGTAGCGGCGCACTTCCCCGCCTGTAATATCCATGTTGACCTAGCTGAATTGAGTGGTTACGACTACCATACTGGCATTGTGTACGGTGTTTATACATCGGGCATGGGTCGTGAAGTCGCACGCGGCGGGCGTTACGACGGTATCGGCGAAGCCTTTGGGCGCACCCGCCCTGCTACGGGTTTCAGTACCGATTTGCGCACCTTGGCAACGTTTGCTTTGCCACAGCAGCAACGGGCGGGCAACGCCAGTATTTTTGCGCCAGCCGTACAAGATGCGTCACTGGAACAACTGATTCGGACATTACGCAGTCAACAGCAACGGGTTATCCGTGCACTAGACGGGCAAACACACAACGCGGCAGCATTGGGTTGCAGCCAACAAATCATTCAGCAAGACGGTCATTGGAACGTCGTGGCTGTTTAATCTTTATTAACACCTTTTGGCACATTTGAGCGAGACTGACATGGGAAAATTCGTCGTTGTATTGGGCACGCAGTGGGGTGATGAAGGCAAAGGCAAGATCGTTGATCTGCTGACTGAAAATGCCTCCGCCGTAGTACGTTTTCAAGGTGGGCATAATGCTGGGCATACGTTGGTCATCAACGGTGAAAAAACCGTGCTGCATTTAGTGCCGTCCGGTATTTTGCGTGAAGGCGTGGAATGCATGATTGGCAACGGCGTGGTCGTCGCTCCTGATGCCTTGCTCAAAGAAATTGAAATGCTGGAAGCGCGGGGCGTTCCCGCACGTAGCCGTTTGAAAATTTCCGCAAGCTGCCAACTGATCCTACCGTACCACGTGGCGTTGGATGCGGCGCGTGAAAAAGCGCGTGGCAAGCAAGCGATCGGCACGACAGGGCGCGGCATTGGCCCGGCTTACGAAGATAAAATTTCCCGCCGTGGTTTGCGCGTTGGCGACCTGCTGAATCCAGAACAGTTTGAAACCAAGCTACGCGGTATTATGGAATACCACAATTTCATGCTGGAACATTACTTCAAGTGCGACACAGTTGATGCCGATGTGGTACTCGCTGAAGCGATGCAAATGGCAGAAATCATCAAGCCGATGATTACCGACATTCCGAACCGTTTGGCGGAACTGCGTAAAGCGGGCAAGGACGTGATGCTGGAAGGCGCACAAGGCACATTGCTGGACATCGACCACGGCACATATCCATTTGTCACATCCTCCAGCACCACGGCTG contains:
- a CDS encoding adenylosuccinate synthase, with the translated sequence MGKFVVVLGTQWGDEGKGKIVDLLTENASAVVRFQGGHNAGHTLVINGEKTVLHLVPSGILREGVECMIGNGVVVAPDALLKEIEMLEARGVPARSRLKISASCQLILPYHVALDAAREKARGKQAIGTTGRGIGPAYEDKISRRGLRVGDLLNPEQFETKLRGIMEYHNFMLEHYFKCDTVDADVVLAEAMQMAEIIKPMITDIPNRLAELRKAGKDVMLEGAQGTLLDIDHGTYPFVTSSSTTAGGACTGSGIGPRNLDYILGITKAYTTRVGSGPFPTELFDDTGAYIAKQGNEFGSTTGRPRRCGWYDAVSLRRAMHINSISGLCITKLDVLDGLETVRICTAYKLDGYILDVPPVDTDEFARCEPVYEDMPGWTESTFGATSYDALPANAKAYLARLAEAVETPIDIISTGPDRDQTIILRDPYAA
- a CDS encoding DUF2065 domain-containing protein — protein: MPFLSPSRLKQAYRELIELPDKTLRTIGLIGVIAGILLLFLTD
- the hflC gene encoding protease modulator HflC translates to MDIKNILAVVAGALALLIYSSVYTVDQREKAILFKFREIVNADIKPGLNFRMPFITTVSRFPATIQTLTSRPEQFLTGEKKYVTVDFFLKWRIEDVSAFYRSTGGGRITDAENRLEQLMKDGLRNEFSRRTIQEALSGERGSILQGVESKSKEVAKQLGIEIVDVRVSRIDFPDTVSDSVYNRMRSDRERVAQDFRSRGQEEGAKIEANANRESTIIMAEAYKEAEKIRGEGDAKAANIYAQAYQQDAEFYAFYRSLNAYRNTIGKNGDVMVLEPNSEFFRYFKQQALQP
- a CDS encoding ATP phosphoribosyltransferase regulatory subunit, which translates into the protein MLNTHHYWALPDGISEALPDEAEALEQLRRNLLDLYATWGYRLVMPPLVEFMESLRTGHGTHLDVQTFKLTDQLSGRMMGVRADMTPQIARIDAHKLQTEQPNRLCYMGTVLRTRSFHDGSRSPLQVGAELFGHAGLDSDFEVISLLLETLTHCQIPDLLLDIGHVGIFRSLARAAGLDTAQERHFYDMLVRKSLPEIDAWLATTNLPADISTCLQQLPRLNGAVEILDQAAALFANAPSDVQDALTYLRTLTTRVAAHFPACNIHVDLAELSGYDYHTGIVYGVYTSGMGREVARGGRYDGIGEAFGRTRPATGFSTDLRTLATFALPQQQRAGNASIFAPAVQDASLEQLIRTLRSQQQRVIRALDGQTHNAAALGCSQQIIQQDGHWNVVAV